A genomic stretch from Pontibacter liquoris includes:
- a CDS encoding GSCFA domain-containing protein, whose protein sequence is MFRTEVTVAPATFQLTLQDKVLTMGSCFADVIGTKLQQHKVAVLANPFGTLFNPLSVCKLLEASCGLAPDFEPHLVQNNGIWYAYDLHSSLSSPDKEQLLYHISEQLQQTGQQLQQARLLIITLGTAVAYRLRTSGLVVANCHKLPAGNFERVLLTGAEMQSAFETMYTSLKQFNPDIKLLLTVSPVRHVKETLETNSVSKALLRVLCYQLTQAHPDVHYFPAFEIMQDDLRDYRFYKEDMLHPTEVAENYIWDKFARAYYTLEFQQFIREWDNMRRALHHRSFNPTSEAHKNFLRSTLQQLDVLAGKYKIDVSAEKALLQQQLSTT, encoded by the coding sequence ATGTTCCGGACAGAAGTAACAGTGGCTCCCGCTACGTTTCAACTTACGCTGCAGGACAAAGTTCTGACAATGGGCTCCTGCTTTGCCGACGTGATCGGCACCAAACTGCAGCAGCACAAGGTAGCAGTACTAGCAAACCCCTTCGGTACTCTATTCAATCCGCTTTCCGTCTGCAAGCTGCTGGAGGCCAGCTGTGGCCTGGCGCCTGATTTTGAGCCGCACCTGGTTCAGAACAACGGCATCTGGTATGCCTACGATCTCCACTCCTCCCTCTCCTCGCCGGACAAAGAGCAGTTGCTTTACCATATCAGTGAACAGCTGCAGCAAACAGGACAGCAGCTGCAGCAGGCCCGGTTACTGATCATTACGCTAGGGACGGCTGTAGCGTACCGCCTCCGAACCTCGGGCCTGGTGGTTGCAAATTGCCATAAGCTGCCGGCAGGTAACTTTGAAAGGGTATTACTGACTGGCGCGGAAATGCAAAGCGCGTTTGAGACAATGTATACTTCGCTTAAACAGTTTAACCCCGACATAAAACTGTTACTAACGGTAAGCCCGGTGCGCCATGTGAAAGAAACACTCGAAACCAACAGCGTAAGCAAGGCCCTGCTGCGGGTGCTTTGCTACCAACTCACCCAGGCTCATCCCGATGTGCACTACTTTCCTGCCTTTGAGATCATGCAGGACGACCTGCGGGATTACCGCTTTTACAAGGAAGATATGCTGCACCCCACCGAAGTAGCCGAGAACTACATCTGGGACAAATTTGCAAGAGCCTACTATACCCTGGAATTCCAGCAGTTTATCCGTGAATGGGACAACATGCGGCGCGCCCTGCACCACCGCTCCTTTAACCCGACCTCCGAAGCGCACAAGAACTTTCTGCGAAGCACCCTGCAGCAACTGGATGTGCTGGCCGGCAAGTATAAAATTGATGTTTCAGCGGAGAAAGCCCTCCTTCAGCAGCAGCTTTCAACCACATAA
- a CDS encoding TerB family tellurite resistance protein: MEQEQTTLLKDYSKEEKGAYFGALATMASADGNASAEELEFLKLMGQAAELTDNVQQEVVQIAKNPSVINLQKCLDVLKGSPLRFSFITDIISFAKSDGQYSSEEQKRISEIADYLGIDQEQFSILDQFVNKADEAQQRGEDPTSQSFLNKSGFGDMFKKAGISPAMVTGMLGILAPLVIGRMMSGGRRGYGGGMMGGLGGGLLGGLLGGGMGGGMMGGGMRGGGLGSIISILGGLNGRRGYGGMGSGGLGSLLGGLFGGRRGGTGW; this comes from the coding sequence ATGGAACAGGAACAGACCACCTTACTAAAAGATTACTCCAAGGAGGAAAAAGGGGCTTATTTTGGCGCACTAGCTACTATGGCGTCAGCAGATGGGAATGCCTCGGCCGAAGAGCTGGAATTTCTGAAACTGATGGGCCAGGCAGCAGAGCTAACAGATAATGTGCAGCAGGAAGTGGTGCAGATCGCTAAGAACCCGTCTGTGATCAACCTGCAGAAGTGCCTGGATGTGCTCAAAGGTAGCCCGCTCCGGTTTTCTTTCATTACCGATATTATCAGCTTTGCCAAGTCAGATGGCCAGTATTCTTCCGAAGAACAAAAGCGCATTTCTGAGATAGCCGATTACCTGGGTATCGACCAGGAGCAGTTCAGTATTCTGGATCAGTTTGTGAACAAGGCAGACGAGGCGCAACAGCGCGGCGAAGATCCAACCTCACAGTCATTCCTGAATAAAAGCGGCTTTGGCGATATGTTTAAGAAAGCAGGCATTTCGCCGGCCATGGTAACGGGTATGCTGGGCATTCTGGCGCCACTGGTTATCGGACGAATGATGAGCGGCGGGCGCAGGGGCTACGGTGGCGGCATGATGGGTGGACTGGGCGGAGGGTTGCTCGGTGGCTTGTTAGGCGGTGGTATGGGTGGTGGCATGATGGGTGGCGGAATGCGCGGTGGCGGCTTAGGCTCCATTATCTCCATACTTGGTGGCCTGAACGGCAGGCGCGGTTACGGCGGCATGGGCTCTGGCGGACTAGGCTCGTTGCTGGGCGGCCTTTTTGGCGGCAGGCGCGGCGGCACCGGCTGGTAA
- a CDS encoding amidohydrolase family protein produces the protein MLLAAALALPISTAHAQDKKEAPKWKVEDAHGPQKEVTITTTEGTWMSVDVSPDGKEIVFDMLGDIYLMPITGGKAKLLSGGRAFEVQPRFSPDGKLISYTSDKGGGDNIWVMNRDGSKPRQVTNENFRLLNNAVWTPDGQYLIARKHFTGTRSLGAGEMWMYHLSGGSGVQLTKRKNDQQDAGEPFVSPDGKYVYFSEDMSGGSTFEYNKDPNGQIYVIRRVDRNTGKIENEVSGNGGAVRPVLSHDGKYLAFVRRVRTKSVLFLHDLKSGEEWPIYDNLNHDQQEAWAIFGVYPNYSWTPDDKSIVFWAGGKINKIDVANRKVTEIPFEATATHHIAQAVRHDFSKEGITPKQFEAKAIRHAVTSPDGKTLVFNAAGYLYKKELPNGKPERLTKGQDFEFYPSFSPDGKSLVYATWDDADLSAVMKLDIRKKNAKPEKLTTEKGYYATPSFSPDSKYVVYVRERGNNHMGYTFSKDPGIYYMPAKGGKAVLVTERGSSPEFNATSDRIFFTGSEGDKAAFKSINLQGKEEITHFTSKYTTEFHPSPDNKWVAFVELFNGYIAPLSANGSGLDLSAETKAVPVARFTRDAGSSINWSADSKKIHWVLGDEYFSNDLKDRFKFVAGAPDTLPAIDTTGIKIGLKLTTDIPKGKVAFTNARIITMKGDDVIEKGTIVVEGNRIIAVGKDVQAPADAKVIDAAGKTIMPGIVDVHAHMGTFRNGMSPKKQWAYYTNLAYGVTTTHDPSSTTEMVFSQSEAVKSGAMVGPRIYSTGTVLYGADGDFKAVINSEEDAMSHLRRIQAAGGFSVKSYNQPRREQRQQVIQAARKLNMTVVPEGGSTFFHNLTMILDGHSGIEHNIPVAPLYKDVIELWKASNTGYTPTLIVNYGGNSGENYWYQHTKVWEKERLLRFTPRSVIDSRSRRVMQSPDEEYEGGYIATSKAAKALTDAGVKVNLGAHGQLQGLGAHWELWMLQQGGMTNLEALRAATLNGAQYIGMGSEIGSLETGKLADLIVLDKNPLEDIHNSENVRYTMVNGRLYDAETMAEIGNYNSKPSKFYWENSKTASAFDFHEEAASEGIICD, from the coding sequence ATGTTGCTGGCAGCCGCCCTGGCCCTCCCTATCAGCACTGCCCATGCCCAGGACAAAAAAGAAGCCCCCAAGTGGAAGGTGGAAGACGCCCACGGTCCGCAAAAAGAAGTCACTATCACTACCACCGAAGGTACCTGGATGAGTGTGGATGTGAGCCCGGATGGCAAGGAGATCGTGTTCGACATGCTCGGCGACATCTACCTGATGCCCATCACCGGTGGCAAAGCCAAACTGCTCTCCGGCGGCCGTGCCTTTGAGGTACAGCCCCGTTTCAGCCCCGATGGCAAGCTCATCTCGTATACTTCGGACAAAGGCGGCGGCGACAATATCTGGGTGATGAACCGCGATGGCTCCAAGCCCCGCCAGGTGACCAACGAAAACTTTCGCCTGCTCAACAATGCCGTCTGGACACCCGACGGGCAATATCTCATCGCCCGCAAGCACTTTACCGGTACCCGCTCGCTGGGCGCCGGCGAGATGTGGATGTACCACCTTTCAGGGGGCAGCGGCGTGCAGCTCACCAAACGCAAAAACGACCAGCAGGATGCCGGCGAGCCCTTCGTGTCGCCAGATGGTAAGTATGTATACTTCTCCGAAGATATGAGCGGCGGCTCCACCTTTGAGTATAACAAAGATCCGAACGGACAGATCTACGTGATCCGCCGGGTAGACCGCAACACCGGCAAAATAGAGAATGAAGTAAGCGGAAATGGCGGTGCCGTGCGCCCGGTGCTCTCGCATGATGGCAAGTACCTTGCTTTTGTGCGCCGCGTACGTACTAAATCGGTGCTGTTTCTGCACGACCTGAAATCAGGTGAAGAATGGCCGATCTACGACAACCTGAACCACGACCAGCAGGAAGCCTGGGCTATTTTCGGTGTGTACCCGAACTACTCCTGGACACCCGACGACAAGAGCATTGTGTTCTGGGCCGGTGGCAAGATCAACAAAATTGATGTGGCAAACCGGAAGGTGACCGAGATTCCGTTCGAAGCAACGGCTACGCACCACATCGCGCAGGCGGTTCGCCACGATTTCAGCAAAGAGGGCATTACGCCCAAGCAGTTCGAAGCAAAGGCTATCCGCCATGCGGTTACCTCGCCCGACGGCAAAACCCTGGTGTTTAACGCAGCAGGCTACCTCTACAAAAAAGAACTGCCCAACGGCAAGCCCGAGCGCCTCACCAAAGGCCAGGATTTCGAATTTTATCCTTCCTTCTCGCCTGATGGCAAATCGCTGGTGTACGCCACCTGGGATGATGCGGACCTGAGTGCGGTGATGAAGCTCGACATTCGCAAAAAGAATGCGAAGCCCGAGAAACTGACCACCGAGAAGGGCTATTATGCCACGCCATCATTCTCGCCAGATAGCAAGTATGTGGTGTATGTGCGCGAGCGCGGCAACAACCACATGGGCTATACGTTCAGCAAGGACCCGGGCATTTACTACATGCCTGCCAAAGGCGGTAAAGCCGTGCTGGTAACCGAGAGAGGTTCCTCGCCTGAGTTTAATGCCACCTCCGACCGTATTTTCTTTACCGGTTCCGAAGGCGACAAGGCAGCTTTCAAAAGTATAAACCTGCAGGGCAAAGAGGAGATCACTCACTTTACCTCCAAGTATACCACCGAATTCCACCCGAGCCCCGACAACAAGTGGGTCGCTTTTGTGGAGCTGTTCAACGGTTACATTGCTCCCCTGTCTGCCAATGGCAGCGGCCTGGACCTGAGTGCCGAAACTAAAGCAGTGCCTGTAGCGCGCTTTACCCGCGACGCGGGCAGCAGCATCAACTGGTCCGCGGACAGCAAAAAGATCCACTGGGTGCTGGGCGATGAATACTTCTCCAACGATTTGAAGGACCGCTTTAAGTTTGTAGCCGGCGCGCCCGATACCTTGCCCGCCATTGATACCACTGGCATCAAGATTGGCCTGAAGCTGACCACTGATATCCCGAAAGGCAAAGTGGCTTTCACTAACGCCCGCATTATCACCATGAAGGGGGATGATGTGATCGAGAAAGGAACGATTGTAGTGGAAGGCAACCGCATTATAGCGGTTGGCAAAGATGTGCAGGCTCCGGCCGATGCCAAAGTGATCGATGCGGCAGGTAAAACCATTATGCCGGGCATTGTGGACGTGCATGCGCACATGGGCACTTTCCGCAACGGCATGAGCCCTAAAAAGCAGTGGGCATACTATACCAACCTGGCCTATGGCGTGACCACCACCCACGACCCGTCGTCTACCACCGAGATGGTATTCAGCCAGTCGGAAGCCGTGAAATCGGGAGCCATGGTAGGGCCGCGTATTTACTCGACGGGCACCGTGCTGTATGGCGCCGATGGCGATTTTAAAGCCGTAATCAACAGCGAAGAAGATGCAATGTCGCACCTGCGCCGTATCCAGGCAGCCGGCGGCTTTTCGGTGAAGAGCTACAACCAACCCCGCCGCGAGCAGCGCCAGCAGGTCATACAAGCAGCCCGCAAGCTGAACATGACCGTTGTGCCCGAAGGTGGCTCGACGTTCTTCCATAACCTGACCATGATCCTGGACGGCCATTCCGGTATTGAGCACAACATCCCGGTGGCGCCGCTCTACAAAGACGTGATCGAACTGTGGAAAGCCAGCAACACGGGCTATACGCCTACCCTGATCGTGAACTACGGCGGTAACTCAGGTGAGAACTACTGGTATCAGCACACCAAAGTATGGGAGAAAGAGCGCCTGCTGCGCTTTACGCCACGTTCGGTGATCGATAGCCGCTCGCGCCGCGTAATGCAGTCGCCGGACGAGGAGTATGAAGGCGGCTACATTGCCACTTCCAAAGCAGCAAAAGCCCTGACGGATGCCGGCGTGAAAGTGAACCTGGGCGCGCACGGACAGTTACAGGGCCTGGGCGCCCACTGGGAACTATGGATGCTGCAGCAGGGTGGCATGACGAACCTGGAGGCGCTGCGAGCCGCTACCTTAAATGGCGCGCAGTATATTGGCATGGGCAGCGAGATCGGTTCCCTGGAAACAGGCAAACTGGCTGACCTCATCGTGCTGGACAAGAACCCGCTCGAAGACATCCATAACTCAGAAAACGTGCGGTATACGATGGTGAATGGCCGCCTGTACGACGCCGAGACCATGGCTGAGATTGGTAACTATAACAGCAAGCCTTCCAAGTTCTACTGGGAGAACAGTAAAACAGCTTCCGCCTTCGACTTTCACGAAGAAGCCGCTTCAGAAGGTATCATCTGCGACTAA
- a CDS encoding serine hydrolase domain-containing protein, with product MMLRRYFYTLALALGLLACQQQPQQTATAQQQQTASKVYFPGKGDNWEHKQPEQLGLDAAKLQEAVEWAKTQETTQMKKDFSTQEEIFGTPLGPLPADRAFTNGLILKNGYIVAEWGDTKAADPTYSAAKSFLSTILGLTIDKDMIQSITDPVAKYVHDGGYDSAHNNKITWEQHARQTSEWEGESWGKNSNFIGHEAFGKGERKPRELQEPGTFYEYNDVRINRLALSLLRLWEKPLPQVLKQEIMDPIGASDTWQWVPYRNSTVSINGQQMPSVSGGTRWGGGLWISARDEARFGYLFLRNGRWDGKQLVSEEWVKQATTRRGPVGPDYGYLWWLNTEGKFWPDAPTTSYAALGAGQNTIWVDPAHDLVIVWRWHDGNQNEFIKRVLAAVKE from the coding sequence ATGATGCTTCGACGTTATTTTTATACACTTGCCCTGGCACTTGGGCTGTTGGCCTGCCAGCAGCAACCGCAGCAAACGGCCACCGCCCAACAACAGCAAACCGCATCCAAAGTATACTTTCCCGGCAAAGGGGATAACTGGGAGCATAAGCAACCCGAACAGCTGGGCCTGGATGCCGCCAAACTGCAGGAAGCCGTGGAATGGGCCAAAACGCAGGAAACCACCCAGATGAAGAAGGATTTCTCCACGCAGGAAGAGATCTTCGGCACACCCCTCGGGCCACTGCCAGCTGACAGGGCTTTTACCAACGGCCTTATACTTAAGAACGGCTACATTGTGGCCGAATGGGGCGATACTAAAGCAGCCGACCCGACCTACAGCGCCGCGAAAAGCTTTCTATCTACCATCCTGGGCCTAACCATCGACAAAGACATGATCCAAAGTATAACGGACCCGGTAGCAAAGTATGTGCATGATGGCGGTTACGATTCGGCACACAACAACAAAATAACCTGGGAGCAGCATGCCCGCCAAACGAGCGAGTGGGAAGGCGAATCGTGGGGCAAGAACAGCAACTTTATCGGGCACGAGGCCTTTGGCAAAGGCGAGCGCAAGCCACGTGAACTGCAGGAGCCGGGTACCTTTTATGAGTATAACGATGTGCGCATCAACCGGCTGGCGCTTTCGTTGCTGCGGCTCTGGGAAAAGCCTTTGCCGCAGGTGCTTAAGCAGGAGATCATGGACCCGATAGGGGCTTCCGATACCTGGCAATGGGTGCCTTACCGCAACTCGACGGTAAGTATAAACGGCCAGCAGATGCCTTCGGTAAGCGGCGGCACGCGCTGGGGCGGCGGCCTTTGGATCAGTGCTCGCGACGAAGCCCGCTTTGGCTATCTTTTTCTGCGCAACGGCCGCTGGGACGGCAAACAGCTGGTGTCGGAAGAGTGGGTGAAACAGGCTACCACACGCCGTGGACCTGTGGGGCCGGATTATGGCTACCTGTGGTGGCTGAACACCGAAGGCAAGTTCTGGCCGGATGCGCCTACTACCAGCTATGCCGCACTGGGCGCCGGACAAAACACCATCTGGGTAGACCCGGCACACGACCTCGTGATCGTATGGCGCTGGCACGACGGCAACCAGAACGAATTCATTAAACGCGTGCTGGCAGCCGTAAAAGAGTAA
- a CDS encoding DsbA family oxidoreductase — MLQIKVYSDYVCPFCFLGEVVLERALQGIKGQVQIEWMPFELRPYPTPTLKPEEDYLQTTWQNSVYPMAAQLDIPIVLPAVSPQPHTHHAFEGYQYAREKGLGEAYTQRMFRAFFQEEQDIGDLEVLTKLAKEVGLNEEEFRLALKAGKYKQAHLDALKQAYEEVQVTAVPTFIIGNKKVRGLLREEDLRRLIKQELENLPDAR; from the coding sequence ATGTTACAGATTAAAGTATACTCCGATTACGTGTGCCCTTTCTGCTTTCTGGGCGAAGTGGTGCTGGAGCGGGCGCTTCAGGGTATAAAGGGCCAGGTGCAGATAGAATGGATGCCGTTCGAGCTGCGCCCCTACCCTACGCCCACGCTCAAACCCGAAGAAGACTACCTGCAGACCACCTGGCAAAACTCGGTGTACCCGATGGCCGCGCAACTGGATATCCCCATTGTGCTGCCGGCCGTATCTCCCCAGCCCCACACGCACCATGCTTTTGAGGGGTACCAATATGCCCGGGAAAAAGGTTTGGGCGAGGCGTACACCCAACGCATGTTCCGTGCCTTTTTTCAGGAAGAGCAGGACATCGGCGATCTGGAGGTGCTCACAAAACTGGCCAAAGAAGTGGGGTTAAATGAGGAGGAATTTAGGCTGGCCCTGAAGGCAGGCAAGTATAAACAGGCACACCTGGATGCGCTGAAGCAGGCGTATGAGGAGGTACAGGTGACTGCGGTGCCTACCTTTATCATCGGCAACAAAAAAGTGCGGGGTTTATTAAGGGAAGAAGATTTGCGCCGACTGATCAAACAGGAACTTGAGAACCTGCCAGATGCCCGCTAA
- a CDS encoding thioredoxin domain-containing protein — MAKDRKPNRLIHESSPYLLQHAYNPVDWHPWGEEALQKAKQEQKPILVSIGYAACHWCHVMEHQSFEQEDIAAVMNEHFVCIKVDREERPDVDAVYMDALHAMGLQGGWPLNVFLNSDAKPFYGGTYFPPKQWIGLLENIAESYEKSREELDGSAEQFAQHLNRSELAQFGLKESNYHVREEDFRLLGHHLSTRFDKEKGGLGQAPKFPMPTNYMFLLRYYHQTNDQTALNQVHLTLREMAYGGIYDQIGGGFARYSVDTDWLVPHFEKMLYDNGQLMSLYAEAYQATRETLYHEVVYETIAFVERELMSEEGGFYSSLDADSEGEEGRFYTFTKEELQDILGAEEPLFSKYYHATAAGNFEHGRNILHRRISDEKYAKENELELDVLQEMVQGWKEKIMAVRATRVRPGLDDKILCSWNALMLKGLADAYYTFGNKHFLELALRNARFILTKLKQGDKLYHNYKKGKATIEGFLEDYALLIRAFTRLYKVTFEEEWLLEARSLADYTLQHFFDEDEQLFFFTDNSSEKLIARKKEIFDNVVPSSNSVMATNLHFLGLYFDEERYTSLSDEMLRKVKELVVKEPSHLSNWAMLYFYKLTPTAEVAIVGDQAPEMRSELSSFFLPNMLLLGSTQEQAADSKIPLLADKVAIQGKTTVYVCYNKTCQLPVHTAAEALEQLQNKTQQDSKFPAL, encoded by the coding sequence ATGGCCAAAGATAGAAAACCAAACCGCCTCATTCACGAAAGCAGCCCCTACTTGTTGCAGCACGCCTATAACCCGGTAGATTGGCATCCCTGGGGCGAGGAAGCGCTGCAGAAGGCAAAACAGGAGCAAAAGCCCATTCTGGTAAGTATAGGTTACGCTGCCTGCCACTGGTGCCACGTGATGGAGCACCAGTCGTTTGAGCAGGAAGACATAGCGGCTGTGATGAACGAGCACTTTGTGTGCATCAAAGTCGACCGCGAGGAGCGCCCCGATGTGGATGCCGTGTACATGGATGCGCTGCACGCCATGGGCTTGCAGGGTGGCTGGCCCCTGAATGTGTTCCTCAATTCGGATGCAAAGCCCTTCTACGGGGGTACCTATTTTCCGCCAAAGCAATGGATAGGCCTGCTGGAGAACATCGCCGAATCGTATGAGAAAAGCCGCGAGGAGCTGGATGGCTCTGCCGAGCAGTTTGCCCAGCACCTGAACCGCAGCGAATTGGCCCAGTTTGGTTTGAAGGAGAGCAACTACCATGTGCGCGAAGAAGACTTCCGGCTGCTGGGCCACCACCTAAGCACCCGCTTCGACAAAGAGAAAGGCGGCCTGGGTCAGGCACCCAAGTTCCCAATGCCGACTAATTACATGTTCCTGCTGCGCTACTATCACCAGACCAACGACCAGACCGCCCTGAACCAGGTACACCTTACCTTGCGCGAGATGGCTTATGGCGGCATTTACGACCAGATAGGCGGTGGCTTTGCCCGCTACTCCGTGGATACCGACTGGCTGGTGCCCCACTTTGAGAAAATGCTCTACGATAACGGCCAACTGATGAGCCTTTATGCTGAAGCGTACCAGGCCACACGTGAAACATTGTACCATGAGGTAGTATATGAGACGATCGCTTTTGTGGAGCGGGAGCTGATGAGTGAGGAAGGCGGCTTTTACTCGTCGCTGGATGCCGATAGCGAAGGCGAGGAAGGCAGATTCTATACGTTCACGAAAGAAGAGCTGCAGGATATATTGGGCGCTGAAGAACCCCTTTTCTCCAAGTATTATCATGCCACCGCTGCCGGTAACTTCGAGCACGGCCGTAACATCCTGCACCGCCGCATATCGGATGAGAAGTATGCTAAAGAAAACGAGCTGGAACTGGATGTGCTGCAGGAAATGGTACAGGGCTGGAAAGAAAAAATAATGGCCGTACGCGCCACGCGTGTGCGCCCCGGCCTGGATGACAAAATCCTCTGTTCCTGGAACGCGCTGATGCTCAAAGGCCTGGCAGATGCCTACTATACCTTTGGCAACAAGCACTTTCTAGAACTGGCCCTGCGCAACGCCCGGTTTATACTTACCAAGTTAAAGCAGGGCGATAAGCTCTACCACAACTATAAAAAAGGCAAAGCCACCATCGAGGGATTCCTGGAAGATTATGCACTGCTGATTCGCGCTTTCACCAGGTTGTATAAAGTAACCTTTGAGGAGGAGTGGCTGCTGGAGGCCAGAAGCCTGGCGGATTATACCTTGCAGCACTTTTTTGACGAGGACGAGCAGCTGTTCTTCTTTACCGACAACAGTTCCGAAAAGCTTATCGCACGCAAAAAGGAGATCTTTGACAATGTGGTGCCTTCTTCCAACTCGGTGATGGCCACCAACCTGCACTTCCTGGGTTTATACTTTGATGAGGAGCGTTATACTTCCCTCTCAGATGAAATGCTGCGGAAAGTCAAAGAGCTGGTCGTAAAAGAGCCCTCGCACCTGAGCAACTGGGCCATGCTCTACTTCTACAAACTTACGCCCACCGCCGAGGTAGCCATTGTAGGCGACCAGGCACCTGAAATGCGCTCTGAGCTCAGCTCCTTCTTCCTGCCCAACATGCTCCTGCTTGGCAGCACACAGGAACAGGCAGCCGACTCAAAGATCCCGTTACTCGCCGACAAAGTCGCCATACAGGGCAAAACCACGGTGTATGTCTGCTACAACAAAACCTGCCAGTTGCCCGTGCACACGGCCGCTGAAGCTCTGGAGCAACTGCAAAACAAAACGCAACAGGACAGCAAGTTCCCGGCTTTGTAG